A genomic stretch from Malus domestica chromosome 15, GDT2T_hap1 includes:
- the LOC139191718 gene encoding trihelix transcription factor ENAP1-like: MDDIVDDPRYHPKSYSASHHDSSDRRKIDTRNTQYARPVPNRYAEEDDYELDDFDEGNGPEDQYNDEEDKHRHGFNRNFDAEEDFERLPKKRKAKNLESRYEFAPRVRPNWELGFWAEEEWTEHAVFMLLEVRGDRFLQLGRKSLRSDDWHEVAYKVSEASKIERTDRQCKSMLDMLKRKYKKEKEKMEEMGLNSSKWAYFKKMEMLMASSSRQEFGLACGIDSGEYVFMNTRVYLERSNGFDEMRDSPGESETDDDDENGNEDFDVFPPRMAGMGGGDGDEGSSYRVLTDSIHKFGEIYEKIESSKRQQMTMNDNMSYMWYQSHTTSLGFGLKTSAE, encoded by the exons ATGGACGACATAGTAGACGACCCAAGGTACCATCCGAAATCCTACTCTGCAAGCCACCATGACTCCTCTGATCGCCGTAAAATCGACACCCGAAACACCCAATATGCTCGTCCGGTTCCTAACCGATACGCGGAGGAAGACGACTACGAATTGGACGATTTCGACGAAGGAAATGGCCCGGAAGACCAATACAATGACGAGGAAGACAAGCACAGACATGGGTTTAATCGGAATTTTGACGCGGAGGAAGATTTTGAGAGGCTTCCAAAGAAGAGGAAGGCGAAGAATTTGGAATCAAGGTACGAGTTTGCCCCACGGGTGAGGCCGAACTGGGAACTGGGTTTTTGGGCTGAAGAGGAGTGGACGGAGCACGCGGTGTTTATGCTGCTGGAGGTTCGGGGCGATAGGTTTCTTCAGCTGGGGAGGAAGAGTTTGAGGTCTGATGATTGGCATGAGGTAGCATACAAAGTCTCAGAGGCGTCGAAGATTGAGAGGACCGACAGGCAGTGTAAGTCGATGTTGGATATGCTTAAGAGGAAGTataagaaggagaaggagaaaatggAAGAAATGGGGTTGAACTCTAGCAAATGGGCTTACTTTAAGAAGATGGAGATGTTAATGGCATCATCTTCGAGGCAGGAATTTGGGCTTGCTTGTGGGATTGATTCTGGGGAGTATGTGTTTATGAACACGAGGGTTTATTTGGAACGGTCGAATGGGTTTGATGAGATGAGGGATAGTCCTGGTGAGTCAGAgacagatgatgatgatgagaatGGGAATGAGGATTTTGATGTGTTTCCACCAAGAATGGCAGGGATGGGTGGAGGGGACGGGGATGAAGGGTCTTCGTATAGAGTGTTGACGGATTCAATTCACAAGTTTGGGGAGATTTATGAGAAGATTGAGAGTAGTAAGAGGCAGCAGATGACAATGAATGAT aatatgtcttacatgtggtatcagagccacacaACAAGCTTAGGGTTCGGATTAAAG ACTTCTGCAGAATAG